In Bacillus toyonensis BCT-7112, a single window of DNA contains:
- a CDS encoding nucleoside hydrolase, with translation MELRSMKKVLFLGDPGIDDSLAIMYGLLHPDIDIVGVVTGYGNVTQEKATSNAAYLLQLAGREDIPVINGAKIPLSGDITTYYPEIHGTEGLGPIRPPKNLSPNIKPFCEFFDILEKYKGELIIVDAGRSTTLATAFILEKPMMKYVKEYYIMGGAFLMPGNVTPVAEANFHGDPIASQLVMQNAKNVTLVPLNVTSEAIITPEMVKYITKHSKTSFNKLIEPIFTYYYKAYRKLNPKIKGSPVHDVVTMMVAANPSLLDYVYRRVDVDTAGIAKGESIADFRPQPDAKALKNWVRIGWSLHYKKFLEDFVKIMT, from the coding sequence ATGGAGTTGAGGTCGATGAAAAAAGTGTTATTTTTAGGAGACCCGGGAATAGATGACTCTTTAGCAATTATGTATGGATTGTTGCATCCTGATATTGATATTGTTGGCGTAGTAACTGGATATGGGAATGTAACACAAGAAAAAGCGACAAGTAATGCAGCGTATTTATTACAGTTAGCAGGTAGGGAAGATATACCAGTTATTAATGGTGCGAAAATCCCTTTATCTGGAGATATTACAACGTATTATCCAGAAATTCACGGGACGGAAGGTTTAGGGCCAATTCGTCCTCCGAAAAACCTTTCTCCAAATATAAAGCCTTTTTGTGAGTTTTTCGATATTCTTGAAAAATATAAAGGAGAATTAATCATTGTTGATGCTGGTAGGTCAACGACATTAGCGACAGCGTTTATTTTAGAAAAGCCGATGATGAAATATGTAAAAGAATATTATATAATGGGCGGTGCTTTTTTAATGCCTGGCAATGTTACACCAGTGGCGGAGGCGAATTTTCATGGCGATCCGATTGCGTCACAGTTAGTTATGCAAAATGCGAAGAATGTAACATTAGTGCCGCTTAATGTTACATCCGAGGCAATTATAACGCCAGAGATGGTAAAATATATTACGAAACATTCTAAAACGAGTTTTAATAAGTTAATCGAGCCGATATTTACGTATTATTATAAAGCTTATAGAAAGTTAAATCCGAAAATAAAAGGAAGTCCAGTACATGACGTCGTTACAATGATGGTTGCGGCAAATCCATCCCTTTTAGATTATGTATATCGTCGTGTCGATGTAGATACAGCTGGAATTGCAAAAGGAGAAAGTATTGCAGATTTCCGTCCTCAACCTGATGCAAAAGCCTTGAAAAATTGGGTACGAATTGGTTGGTCATTACATTATAAAAAATTTCTTGAGGATTTTGTGAAAATCATGACGTAG
- the panF gene encoding sodium/pantothenate symporter, producing MNWYVIIPMIISFIVVFLIGIYASRRVQATAHNKFLQEYFLGGRELGGLLLAMTMIATYGSASSFIGGPGIAYNMGLGWVLLSAIQVVTGYIVLTVIGKKFAIIARKMEAITLIDYLKGRYNNKAVVILSALCIIIFLFSATVAQWVGGGRLIESLTGLSYTTALFLFTFSVLVYVLIGGFRAVALSDTLLGIIMLVGTTIILVATVIAGGGIEKIMQELVQINPNLITPFGADGSLTKSYVTSFWILIGIGVVGLPQISVRAMSYKNSKAMHQALIIGTVVVGTIMIGMHLTGVFARVVLPGITVPDKVMPLLAMEVLPPWLAGVFLAAPMAAIMSTVNSLLLLVSSSIIKDIYVNYINKDAADSTIKKGSLWITGIVGLLVYAAAIKPPDFLIWLNLFSFGGLEAAFIWPIVLGLYWRKGNATGALASILVGVGSYMCIHLFYPNPFGIHTVVFPICFAFIAYIVGSMIAVKKTA from the coding sequence ATGAATTGGTATGTAATCATTCCAATGATAATTTCGTTTATCGTTGTATTTTTAATTGGTATATATGCTTCAAGACGCGTGCAAGCGACTGCTCATAATAAATTTTTGCAAGAATATTTTCTTGGTGGACGTGAGCTTGGCGGTTTATTATTAGCGATGACAATGATTGCTACGTACGGTAGTGCAAGTAGTTTCATTGGTGGCCCTGGTATTGCTTACAATATGGGACTTGGATGGGTATTATTATCTGCGATTCAAGTTGTAACAGGGTATATCGTTTTAACGGTTATCGGTAAAAAGTTTGCAATTATTGCTAGGAAGATGGAAGCAATTACGCTTATCGATTATTTAAAAGGAAGATACAATAATAAAGCGGTTGTTATACTTTCGGCGTTATGTATTATTATCTTTTTATTTTCAGCAACAGTAGCCCAGTGGGTCGGCGGTGGACGATTAATTGAGTCGCTAACAGGTCTATCTTATACAACAGCACTATTTTTATTTACTTTTTCTGTACTTGTGTACGTATTAATTGGTGGGTTCCGCGCAGTTGCGTTATCAGATACGTTATTAGGTATCATTATGTTAGTTGGAACGACAATCATTTTAGTTGCTACTGTTATTGCTGGTGGTGGAATTGAAAAGATTATGCAGGAACTTGTTCAAATCAATCCGAATTTAATTACACCATTCGGAGCAGATGGTAGTTTAACGAAATCATATGTTACATCGTTTTGGATTTTAATTGGAATTGGCGTTGTCGGTTTACCACAAATTAGTGTGCGTGCTATGTCTTATAAAAATTCAAAAGCTATGCATCAAGCTCTAATCATTGGAACGGTTGTCGTTGGTACAATTATGATCGGGATGCATTTAACGGGTGTATTTGCACGAGTAGTACTTCCTGGTATAACGGTACCAGATAAAGTCATGCCGCTACTCGCGATGGAAGTGTTGCCACCTTGGCTAGCTGGCGTTTTCTTAGCGGCACCAATGGCAGCGATTATGTCTACAGTAAATTCGCTATTGTTACTTGTAAGTTCATCGATTATTAAAGATATATATGTAAATTACATAAATAAAGATGCAGCAGACAGTACGATAAAAAAAGGAAGTTTGTGGATTACGGGTATTGTAGGACTGCTCGTTTATGCAGCGGCGATTAAACCACCAGATTTTTTAATATGGTTAAATTTATTTTCTTTCGGTGGATTAGAAGCAGCATTCATTTGGCCAATCGTCTTAGGGTTATATTGGAGAAAAGGGAATGCAACTGGAGCACTTGCTTCCATTTTAGTTGGGGTAGGCTCATATATGTGTATTCATCTTTTCTACCCAAATCCGTTCGGTATACATACAGTTGTCTTCCCAATTTGCTTTGCGTTTATCGCTTACATAGTGGGAAGTATGATTGCTGTGAAAAAAACAGCATAG
- a CDS encoding YhdT family protein, with amino-acid sequence MKNYHDDPRFRIAHREALIGLGLAIINFIIWYGFAYGLGSKNPSEYTYVFGFPAWFFYSCIVGFVVMVILLSLVVRFVFQDISLDEEEKSEE; translated from the coding sequence ATGAAGAATTATCATGATGATCCACGCTTTCGAATCGCCCATAGAGAAGCGTTAATTGGTCTTGGACTTGCTATTATCAATTTTATAATATGGTACGGATTTGCTTATGGGCTTGGTAGTAAAAATCCAAGTGAATATACATATGTATTCGGTTTTCCAGCATGGTTTTTTTATAGTTGTATTGTTGGATTTGTCGTAATGGTTATTTTGCTTAGTTTAGTTGTTCGTTTTGTATTTCAAGATATTTCACTCGATGAGGAAGAAAAAAGTGAGGAATAA
- the dhaS gene encoding aldehyde dehydrogenase DhaS, producing MSQLAVNLHEKVEKFLQGTKKLYVNGSFIESASGKTFKTPNPATGETLAIVSEAGREDIHKAVVAARMAFDEGPWSRMSTAERSRLMYKLADLMEEHKEELAQLETLDNGKPIRETMAADIPLAIEHMRYYAGWATKIVGQTIPVSGDYFNYTRHEAVGVVGQIIPWNFPLLMAMWKMGAALATGCTIVLKPAEQTPLSALYLAELIEEAGFPKGVINIVPGFGESAGQALVNHPLVDKIAFTGSTPVGKQIMRQASESLKRVTLELGGKSPNIILPDADLSRAIPGALSGVMFNQGQVCSAGSRLFIPKKMYDNVMADLVLYSKKLNQGAGLSPETTIGPLVSEEQQKRVMGFIEKGIEEGAEVLCGGSNPFDQGYFVSPTVFADVNDEMTIAKEEIFGPVISAIPFNDIDEVIERANKSQFGLAAGVWTENVKTAHYVASKVRAGTVWVNCYNVFDAASPFGGFKQSGLGREMGSYALNNYTEVKSVWLNLN from the coding sequence ATGAGTCAACTAGCTGTAAATCTTCATGAAAAGGTAGAAAAGTTTCTTCAAGGCACGAAAAAGTTATATGTGAATGGATCTTTCATTGAAAGCGCTTCCGGTAAAACGTTTAAAACGCCTAACCCTGCAACTGGCGAAACGCTTGCCATCGTTTCTGAAGCTGGTCGCGAAGATATTCATAAAGCTGTAGTCGCAGCTCGCATGGCTTTTGACGAAGGTCCTTGGTCTCGCATGAGCACTGCTGAACGAAGCCGCCTTATGTACAAGCTTGCCGATTTAATGGAAGAACATAAAGAAGAGCTTGCACAGCTCGAAACGTTAGATAACGGAAAGCCAATCCGTGAAACAATGGCAGCAGACATACCACTTGCAATTGAGCATATGCGCTATTATGCTGGCTGGGCGACGAAAATCGTTGGTCAAACAATTCCTGTTTCCGGTGATTACTTTAACTATACACGCCATGAAGCTGTTGGTGTCGTTGGTCAAATTATCCCTTGGAACTTCCCGCTTCTTATGGCAATGTGGAAAATGGGAGCGGCGCTTGCTACAGGATGTACAATCGTTTTAAAACCTGCAGAACAAACTCCACTATCCGCTCTATACTTAGCTGAATTAATTGAAGAAGCTGGATTCCCGAAAGGTGTTATTAATATCGTTCCTGGATTCGGTGAATCAGCTGGACAAGCTCTCGTTAATCATCCACTCGTTGATAAAATTGCATTTACTGGTTCTACTCCAGTTGGCAAACAAATTATGAGACAAGCATCCGAATCATTAAAACGTGTTACTTTAGAACTTGGTGGTAAATCACCAAATATTATTTTACCAGACGCCGACTTATCTCGCGCTATTCCTGGTGCACTTTCTGGTGTTATGTTTAACCAAGGACAAGTATGCTCTGCTGGATCACGCTTATTTATTCCGAAGAAAATGTATGATAATGTCATGGCTGATCTCGTCCTTTATTCTAAAAAATTAAATCAAGGTGCTGGTCTAAGTCCAGAAACTACAATCGGTCCTCTCGTTTCCGAAGAACAACAAAAACGTGTAATGGGCTTCATTGAAAAAGGGATTGAAGAAGGCGCTGAAGTACTTTGTGGAGGAAGTAATCCATTTGATCAAGGCTACTTCGTTTCTCCTACAGTATTCGCCGACGTCAATGATGAGATGACAATCGCAAAAGAAGAAATTTTCGGTCCAGTTATTTCTGCAATACCGTTTAACGATATTGATGAAGTAATTGAACGTGCGAATAAATCACAATTTGGCTTGGCAGCTGGTGTATGGACAGAAAATGTTAAGACAGCACACTATGTTGCAAGTAAAGTACGCGCAGGTACAGTATGGGTAAACTGTTATAACGTCTTTGATGCAGCATCTCCATTTGGAGGATTTAAACAATCTGGTCTTGGCCGTGAAATGGGATCTTACGCATTAAATAACTATACAGAAGTGAAGAGCGTTTGGTTAAACTTAAATTAA
- the fabG gene encoding 3-oxoacyl-ACP reductase FabG: MGFLNGKTAVVTGGAQGIGKEIARVFARLGAKVLISDVNEEKLQKTTRELSEEGYEVSLYRCDVSNQNEAKSLIEYAVQKFGTLHILVNNAGITKDAMLHKMEKSAWEQVLQVNLTGVFYCMQPALLYMRQQQYGRIINISSISREGNIGQANYAATKAGVVGLTKTAAKEVGSFGITCNAICPGFMDTDMTKTIPDKVKEKMVGAIPVGRIGTPEDIANAAAFLASEYASYITGEVLNVSGGLQV; the protein is encoded by the coding sequence ATGGGATTTTTAAATGGGAAAACAGCTGTTGTAACAGGTGGCGCCCAAGGAATTGGAAAAGAAATTGCACGAGTTTTTGCTAGGCTTGGGGCTAAAGTTTTAATTAGTGATGTAAATGAAGAAAAACTACAAAAAACGACACGTGAATTATCGGAAGAAGGATATGAAGTAAGCTTATATCGATGTGATGTAAGTAATCAAAATGAAGCGAAATCATTAATTGAGTATGCAGTTCAAAAATTTGGGACACTGCATATTTTAGTAAATAACGCTGGAATTACAAAAGATGCAATGTTACATAAAATGGAGAAATCAGCTTGGGAACAAGTATTACAAGTAAACTTAACTGGCGTTTTTTATTGTATGCAGCCAGCTCTTCTTTATATGAGACAACAACAATATGGGCGCATTATTAATATTTCTTCAATAAGTAGAGAAGGGAATATTGGACAAGCAAATTATGCGGCAACGAAAGCTGGCGTTGTCGGTTTAACGAAAACAGCAGCGAAAGAAGTTGGAAGCTTCGGTATTACTTGTAATGCAATTTGTCCAGGATTTATGGATACGGATATGACAAAAACAATACCAGATAAAGTAAAAGAAAAAATGGTTGGAGCAATTCCGGTTGGTAGAATTGGAACGCCAGAAGATATTGCGAACGCGGCGGCCTTTTTAGCGTCAGAATACGCATCCTATATTACAGGGGAAGTATTAAATGTGAGCGGAGGGCTGCAAGTTTAA
- a CDS encoding YfhD family protein: MNKKNFKQSKATDGIDVEFSRELADHNDLEANARANAADARQKRQSTEK, encoded by the coding sequence ATGAACAAAAAAAATTTCAAACAAAGCAAAGCCACTGATGGTATTGATGTTGAGTTCTCTCGTGAACTCGCTGACCACAACGACTTAGAAGCAAACGCACGTGCAAATGCCGCTGATGCACGTCAAAAACGCCAGTCAACAGAAAAATAA
- a CDS encoding prenyltransferase/squalene oxidase repeat-containing protein, giving the protein MLLYGKVHEEIARRTTALQTMQRQDGTWRFCFEGAPLTDCHMIFLLKLLGRDKEVEPFVKRLASLQTNEGTWKLYDDEMGGNLSATIQSYAALLASKKYTKEDANMKRAEMFITERGGVARAHFMTKFLLAIHGEYEYPSLFHLPTPIMFLQNDSPLSIFELSSSARIHLIPMMLCLNKRFRVVKKLLPNLNHIAGGGGEWFREDQSPMFQTLLGNVKQIISYPLSLHHKGNEEVERFMKERIDENGTLYSYASASFYMIYALLALGHSIQSPMIQKAITGITSYIWKMERGNHLQNSPSTVWDTALLSYALQEARVSKESKMIQNASAYLLKKQHKKKADWSVHAPALIPGGWGFSDVNTTVPDVDDTTAVLRALAQSRGNGNVDDAWKKGTNWIKGLQNNDGGWGAFEKGVTSKLLANLPIENASDMITDPSTPDITGRVLEFFGTYTQNELPEKQKQSAINWLMNEQEENGSWYGKWGICYIYGTWAVMTGLRALGITSAHPSLKRATLWLEHIQHEDGGWGESCQSSVEKRFATLPFSTPSQTAWALDALISYYDKETPAIRKGISYLLANPYVNEKYPTGTALPGGFYIHYHSYAHIYPLLTLAHYAKKYKK; this is encoded by the coding sequence TTGTTATTATATGGAAAAGTGCATGAAGAAATAGCGAGAAGGACAACTGCACTTCAAACGATGCAAAGGCAAGATGGTACGTGGAGATTCTGTTTTGAAGGAGCACCATTAACTGATTGCCATATGATATTTTTATTAAAATTATTAGGTAGAGATAAAGAGGTAGAACCATTTGTAAAAAGATTAGCTTCACTCCAAACGAATGAAGGGACATGGAAATTGTATGATGATGAAATGGGGGGCAATTTATCTGCTACCATTCAATCTTATGCTGCCCTACTTGCTTCGAAAAAGTATACAAAAGAAGATGCGAATATGAAGCGAGCGGAAATGTTTATTACAGAACGTGGGGGAGTGGCGCGTGCTCATTTTATGACGAAGTTTTTATTAGCAATTCATGGAGAGTATGAATATCCTTCGCTCTTTCATTTGCCAACACCGATTATGTTTCTGCAAAATGATTCCCCACTCAGTATATTTGAATTAAGTAGTTCGGCACGTATCCATTTAATTCCGATGATGTTGTGTTTAAATAAAAGGTTTCGTGTAGTGAAAAAGTTACTGCCTAATTTAAATCATATTGCGGGCGGGGGCGGAGAATGGTTTCGGGAGGACCAATCTCCAATGTTTCAAACATTATTAGGTAATGTGAAACAAATTATATCTTATCCGCTTTCCTTACATCATAAAGGAAATGAGGAAGTAGAACGTTTTATGAAAGAGCGTATCGATGAGAATGGGACGTTATATAGTTACGCAAGTGCTTCGTTTTATATGATTTATGCTTTACTTGCGCTAGGACATTCTATTCAATCGCCAATGATTCAAAAGGCTATAACGGGGATAACATCTTATATATGGAAGATGGAAAGAGGGAACCATTTACAAAATTCCCCGTCAACTGTATGGGATACAGCATTACTTAGTTATGCGTTGCAAGAGGCTCGTGTTTCGAAAGAAAGTAAAATGATTCAAAATGCGTCAGCATATTTATTAAAAAAACAACATAAGAAAAAAGCTGATTGGAGTGTGCATGCGCCCGCGCTTATTCCGGGCGGTTGGGGTTTTTCTGATGTGAATACGACAGTTCCTGATGTTGATGATACAACAGCTGTGTTAAGAGCATTGGCACAAAGTAGAGGGAACGGAAATGTGGATGATGCTTGGAAGAAAGGGACGAATTGGATTAAAGGATTACAAAATAATGATGGTGGTTGGGGAGCATTTGAAAAAGGCGTGACAAGCAAGTTATTAGCGAATTTACCAATCGAAAACGCAAGCGATATGATTACGGATCCTTCTACACCAGATATTACAGGCAGAGTGTTAGAGTTTTTCGGGACATATACGCAAAATGAATTGCCCGAGAAACAAAAACAAAGTGCAATCAACTGGTTAATGAATGAACAGGAGGAAAATGGATCGTGGTATGGAAAATGGGGCATTTGTTATATATATGGTACATGGGCAGTGATGACTGGCTTACGGGCGTTAGGAATTACTTCTGCTCACCCTTCTTTAAAACGAGCAACTTTATGGCTTGAACATATACAGCATGAAGATGGTGGCTGGGGAGAATCTTGTCAAAGTAGTGTGGAAAAAAGATTTGCTACTTTACCATTTAGTACACCATCGCAAACAGCATGGGCTTTAGATGCTCTTATTTCTTACTATGATAAAGAAACACCAGCTATTCGAAAAGGTATTTCATATTTGCTTGCGAATCCTTATGTAAATGAAAAATATCCTACTGGAACAGCTTTACCAGGTGGGTTTTATATTCATTACCATAGCTACGCTCATATATATCCGTTACTTACTTTGGCGCATTATGCAAAAAAATATAAAAAATAA
- a CDS encoding divergent PAP2 family protein, producing METILHNDPLMAAVISWFIAQLTKVVFKLVKTGEFDFAKFFASGGMPSSHASTVTALATGVGVVEGVESTIFAVAAIFAIIVMYDASGVRLAVSKQAKILNEFFHGKQTEYKKLNELVGHTPYEVVVGALLGVIVGVGYCL from the coding sequence ATGGAAACAATTTTACATAATGATCCGCTGATGGCTGCTGTAATTTCGTGGTTTATAGCACAGTTAACAAAAGTAGTCTTTAAATTAGTTAAAACGGGTGAATTTGATTTTGCAAAATTTTTTGCTTCAGGTGGGATGCCAAGTTCTCATGCTTCAACTGTTACAGCGCTTGCGACAGGTGTTGGAGTTGTGGAAGGTGTGGAAAGTACCATATTTGCAGTGGCTGCAATCTTTGCAATCATTGTTATGTATGACGCTTCAGGAGTAAGGCTTGCGGTAAGTAAACAGGCGAAAATATTGAATGAATTTTTTCATGGTAAACAAACAGAATATAAGAAGTTAAATGAGCTTGTCGGACATACACCGTATGAAGTAGTAGTCGGTGCTTTATTAGGGGTTATTGTCGGAGTGGGATATTGCTTATGA
- the rarD gene encoding EamA family transporter RarD: MGSQSAQQKKGIIYAAGAYTMWGILPIYWKWVEEVPADEILAHRIVWAFVFMLIVLAVTKRFRQFIGEFVNLFKRPKLLMSLTIASILISGNWFVYIWAVNHNHVIEASLGYYINPLISILLGTVVLKEKLNFWQYVAVGLAGVGVIILTVRFGAIPWVSLSLAFSFGLYGLTKKLLNYDATIGLTMETMLVTPFAFIYLVMTGVHGFGSFGAISMLSTLLLIGAGIVTALPLFYFAKGAQLIPLYMVGFLQYIAPTISLILGVFVFGEHFTTTHMMAFFCIWVALFVFSIAKTKFLVQKQPKFIKNKSAKVS, from the coding sequence ATGGGGAGTCAATCAGCACAGCAAAAAAAAGGGATTATATATGCGGCTGGTGCTTATACGATGTGGGGAATCCTACCGATTTATTGGAAATGGGTTGAGGAAGTTCCAGCAGATGAAATATTAGCACACCGCATTGTTTGGGCGTTCGTTTTTATGTTAATCGTATTAGCTGTTACGAAGAGGTTTCGCCAGTTTATTGGGGAATTTGTGAATCTTTTTAAACGACCTAAATTATTAATGTCATTAACAATTGCTTCAATTTTGATTAGTGGGAACTGGTTTGTCTACATATGGGCCGTTAATCATAATCATGTCATTGAAGCGAGTCTTGGGTATTATATTAATCCACTTATTAGTATTTTACTTGGTACAGTCGTATTAAAGGAAAAGTTAAACTTTTGGCAATATGTTGCAGTAGGTTTAGCTGGAGTAGGGGTTATCATTTTAACAGTACGTTTCGGGGCTATCCCGTGGGTTTCTTTATCACTTGCCTTTTCATTTGGATTATACGGATTAACAAAAAAATTGTTAAACTATGATGCGACGATTGGGCTTACGATGGAAACGATGTTAGTGACGCCGTTTGCGTTCATTTATCTCGTTATGACAGGGGTACATGGTTTCGGTTCATTTGGAGCTATTTCAATGCTATCGACGTTACTTTTAATAGGAGCAGGTATTGTTACAGCGCTACCACTATTTTATTTTGCAAAAGGAGCACAACTTATTCCGCTTTATATGGTAGGCTTTTTACAATATATTGCGCCAACGATTAGTTTAATTTTAGGTGTATTTGTATTTGGTGAACATTTTACAACTACTCATATGATGGCATTTTTCTGTATATGGGTTGCTTTATTTGTATTTTCAATAGCGAAGACAAAATTTTTAGTGCAGAAACAACCGAAATTTATAAAAAATAAATCAGCAAAAGTATCATAA
- a CDS encoding DUF1294 domain-containing protein produces the protein MKWIYFIIINVIAFSLMGLDKRKAKKKQWRTPESTLFLSAAAGGAVGAWIGMYMFHHKTHKKKFVFGIPLLVVITVCLFFAI, from the coding sequence ATGAAATGGATTTATTTTATTATTATTAATGTTATAGCTTTTAGCCTTATGGGGCTTGATAAACGAAAAGCAAAGAAGAAACAGTGGAGAACGCCAGAAAGCACGTTGTTTTTATCAGCGGCAGCTGGAGGAGCGGTTGGAGCTTGGATCGGTATGTATATGTTTCACCATAAAACGCATAAAAAGAAATTTGTTTTCGGCATACCGTTACTTGTTGTAATAACGGTATGTTTATTTTTCGCTATATGA
- a CDS encoding P-loop NTPase — protein sequence MLTQEQIMNALQHVEDPELHKSVVELNMVRNVQIHGTEVKLEVVLTIQGCPLKAKIQQDVEESLHAIGASKVDVTFGSMTQEERAMLTEKLKKNSRTETGMPSMLRHDSGVHFITVTSGKGGVGKSTVTINLATALARMGKKVGILDADIYGFSIPAMMETNQKPTMIDQTAIPVVSHGVKIMSMGFFTEGNNPVMWRGPMLNKWIQNFLANTHWGDLDYLLLDLPPGTGDVAIDVAAMIPQAKEIIVTTPHNVASFVASRVGVMAKHTKHEIVGIVENMAYYEEQDGFKNYLFGKGGGEMLAEQLQTEVIAQIPFAKREENNDSSVYDEDSLVGEVFTALAEDIIYRG from the coding sequence ATGCTTACTCAAGAACAAATAATGAACGCATTACAACATGTAGAGGATCCAGAGTTACACAAAAGTGTTGTAGAATTAAATATGGTTAGAAATGTACAAATACATGGAACAGAGGTTAAGCTTGAAGTAGTGTTAACCATTCAAGGTTGTCCGTTAAAGGCGAAAATTCAACAAGATGTGGAAGAGTCCCTTCACGCAATTGGTGCATCTAAAGTGGATGTAACATTTGGTTCGATGACACAAGAAGAAAGAGCTATGCTAACAGAAAAATTAAAGAAAAATAGTAGAACAGAAACAGGTATGCCAAGCATGCTCCGTCATGATTCAGGTGTACATTTTATTACTGTAACGAGTGGGAAAGGCGGAGTCGGAAAATCAACGGTGACAATTAATCTTGCTACTGCCTTAGCTAGAATGGGTAAAAAGGTTGGGATTTTAGATGCAGACATATATGGTTTTAGCATTCCGGCTATGATGGAAACGAATCAAAAACCAACAATGATTGATCAAACAGCAATTCCAGTCGTTAGTCATGGTGTTAAAATTATGTCAATGGGATTTTTTACAGAAGGAAATAATCCAGTCATGTGGCGTGGACCGATGTTAAATAAATGGATTCAAAACTTCCTTGCGAATACACACTGGGGAGATTTAGATTATTTACTTCTCGATTTACCACCTGGTACAGGAGATGTTGCCATTGATGTTGCAGCGATGATCCCACAAGCGAAAGAAATTATCGTTACAACGCCGCACAATGTAGCTTCATTTGTAGCTTCTAGAGTAGGTGTAATGGCAAAACATACAAAACACGAGATTGTAGGAATTGTGGAAAATATGGCTTATTACGAAGAGCAAGATGGATTTAAAAATTATCTCTTCGGAAAAGGGGGCGGCGAAATGTTAGCAGAACAATTGCAAACGGAAGTAATTGCACAAATACCTTTTGCAAAACGTGAAGAAAATAACGATTCATCTGTATATGATGAAGACTCTCTCGTTGGAGAAGTATTTACTGCATTAGCAGAAGATATTATTTATAGAGGATAG
- the moaD gene encoding molybdopterin converting factor subunit 1: MITILLFANLREEVGSDQLIISEKKEMTVGQLNEWLKDSYHLQSLDTVMVAINEEFVTNEEMIKAGDIVALIPPVSGG; this comes from the coding sequence ATGATTACAATTTTACTGTTTGCAAATTTGCGTGAGGAAGTCGGATCGGATCAATTAATAATTTCAGAAAAAAAAGAAATGACTGTTGGACAATTAAATGAATGGTTGAAAGATAGTTATCATTTGCAATCTTTGGATACAGTAATGGTTGCAATTAATGAAGAGTTTGTAACGAATGAAGAGATGATAAAAGCTGGAGATATCGTCGCATTAATCCCGCCTGTAAGTGGGGGATAA
- a CDS encoding molybdenum cofactor biosynthesis protein MoaE — MGQSLFEIVEKPILVEEVTNKVARREAGAITTFIGTVRELTKGKRTLHLKYEAYKPMAVKQLTRIGEEINGKWPDAQVAITHRVGLLEIMDIAVVIAVSSPHRKVAYEANEYAIERIKRIVPIWKKEFWEDGTMWIGDQLENTSYPEGKPKKEE; from the coding sequence ATGGGGCAATCACTATTTGAGATTGTAGAAAAACCAATTTTAGTGGAAGAAGTAACGAATAAAGTCGCAAGAAGAGAAGCGGGTGCGATTACAACATTTATTGGTACGGTGAGAGAATTAACAAAAGGAAAACGAACGCTACATTTAAAGTATGAAGCATATAAACCGATGGCAGTAAAACAACTTACAAGAATTGGTGAGGAAATTAACGGGAAATGGCCGGACGCACAAGTAGCCATTACGCACCGTGTAGGGCTGCTGGAAATAATGGATATTGCGGTAGTTATTGCAGTTTCATCACCGCATCGTAAAGTAGCTTATGAAGCGAATGAGTACGCGATTGAACGCATAAAACGCATCGTTCCAATTTGGAAAAAAGAATTTTGGGAAGATGGAACGATGTGGATTGGAGATCAACTTGAAAATACATCATATCCAGAAGGAAAACCGAAGAAGGAAGAATGA